Genomic segment of Polycladomyces abyssicola:
ATCAATTCGCAATTTATGATGAATCTGATACTGGATAACCGCTTTTTCCGTTTTCAAACCGTAAATACCGTCCAGCTTGCCACGGTACAGCCCCAGCTGTTGCAAGCGATATTGCAAATCCCAGACATCTCCGTTATTGCTGCCGTATTGTATCATCGTCGGTGCAGCGGCTTCCGCCTTTCCGCTTCCAAACGGAACCGCTGCAACGATCACCGCAACTACTGCTCCAGTGAGCAACCACGCCCACTTTTTCCAAATAGACATGTTATGCCTCCTTTCAAAGCCTCCGAGGTTAGCTGACGGGTTCGGGAAAGGAGTTAATCCCGGCCGCCGAAATGGCGGCTTCACCCCAACAATGATTGCATCCCCCGTACCCCGCGCCGAACACCGACACGGAGATTCGGCCTGTCTGATACACGTTGACCATTATAAGTTGGATATGGAAACCTTTCAAGCGAAAATGATTAGAATGTAAGGTATGTATTTCCTTGGAAATTACACAACAAAAAAGCACGGTGGAATCTTCCCCACCGTGCTTTTTTCCGTCCTTTTTATCCGCGCGCCGCTTGGTACCGTTTGGCGACTTCGTCCCAGTTTACCACGTTCCAGAACGCTTTGATGTATTCCGGACGCTTGTTTTGATATTTGAGATAGTAGGCGTGCTCCCACACGTCCAAGCCCAAAATCGGCGTGTCGCCATCCATCAGCGGGCTGTCTTGGTTCGGTGTGCTCGTCACGGCCAAGGAACCGTCTTTTTTCACGACCAGCCAAGCCCAACCGCTACCGAAACGGGTGGTTGCCGCTTTGGTGAATTCTTCTTTGAATCGGTCGAAGCTGCCGAAAGCTTGGTTGATCGCGTTAGCCAGCTCCCCGCTCGGTTCACCGCCACCATTCGGACTCATGATTTGCCAGAACAGGCTGTGGTTCGCATGACCGCCTCCGTTGTTGCGCACAGCGGTACGAATGCTTTCCGGTACTTGGTCAATGTTGCGCAACAAGTCTTCAATGGATTTTTCCGCCAAGGCGGTGTGACCTTCCAACGCCGCATTCAAGTTGTTGACATATGTGGCGTGATGCCGGCCATGGTGAATTTCCATCGTTTGCGCATCGATGTACGGCTCCAACGCGTCATGGGCATACGGCAATGCAGGCAGTTCGTGCTTGGCCATGATTCACCCTCCAATATGTAGGATTTGGTCCTTTTTCTTCTTCGAAAAAGGACGGGCAGTTTTTATCCTTCCCGATTCTATTATGCAAAAAACGTGGAATTATAGTCAACTTAAATGTATGAAAAGTGGACTTTTGTTGAGAATCCTGAACCGGAATCGCAGGAAGCGGGCATAGTACGCTTCACTCAACAGGATAATGCCCGCGATAGAGTCCTGCGCTTTTCCGATTCTTCACTTGGGAAAAAATGGCCACCTGAAGGGTGATCGGACAGGCTATCACTTTGTTGCAAACGTCGGTTTACCGTCCGGTTCCGCTGATAACGCGAGACAATTCTGTCACATCGCGCACAATATAATCGGCGCCCAACTCCTCAAACTTGGCTCGCGCGGCCTCTCCGGTCAATCCCGTCAACGTGGCTGCAAACTTGCAACCCATTTTTCGGGCTGCCAACAAATCGGCAATCGAATCCCCCACGATCAACACTTCTTCGCCTTTGGACAAAGGCAAATCGACGGTGAGCACCTCTGCATCCGCTTTGCTCCGACCGAAATATCCTTTTAAATATGTGTACGGTTGCGGTTTACCGAGCGGGGCATGTTCCGGGTGCGCCTGTTCAGCCTGAATCACATCATCTGCGGTGACGATCCGTTCCGGGTCAAACGCATCATACAATCCGAGGGCGGTAAGCGGCACTTCCGTCTCAATCAGCGGACGGCCGGTTCCCAATCCCAACACGATACCCTCTCTCCGTAACCCGTCCAGCACTTGTCTAATCTTCCGGGGATCGGCCAGCGGAATCTCCTGGTGCAAAAATCCGTTTTTGCCCGGTGTGGCCGGTGCCTTGTCTTCCACCTGCCGGTATCGGTCGTCACCCAGATACCATTCCTGGAACACATGACGCCCCAGCTCCCACAACGCGCTTTTGGGCGAGAACGCCTCGGTTTCCATACCCAACCACGCTTTCGCCAACGTATTGAAATACGCGATCAATTCCTGTTTGGTGACATTGGATTCGGCCAATGCCGGGATGAACGCGTCAAACTGCGGCTCATACATGATGCCCGCTTCACGCAACCGTCCGCCCAACTGGCGCAACACATCGGCTGTGACGGGGCCGCTCATCGCTTCCGCCACCCACTCCGGCCGCTCGGCTTGAATTTGTTTCAGCAAGCGGAGCCACTGCAGGGAAAACGTCATCTGTACCATATCCCAGTTGGAGTTGATCCCCCGCGTTTTGATCCAATCCAGCACCCGGTCGCTGTCAAACACCAACTGGCGCAGTTGACGGATTTTTTCCTCGGATGGTTGTGTGGTAAACACATCTCCCCGCAATCCCAAATAACGGGGATTGTACAGCAGCTCCCACACGGAGAGTGCGGAAGCGTCAAAGCATCGGTCCTCGCTTAAAAATACCCCATCCACGTCAAACAAGATCATCCGGTACAACGACTCTTCCTCCTCTTTTTTACTTACTTCCTTTTACTTTACCAGAGGATCGCATCAAAGCCCAACTGTTCATTGTATGAATTCAGTTAACAAAGAAAACCTTCCGCATCGGTTCATGATGAACCGAAACGGAAGGTTGGTGACTTGCCTATACGGCTGAAGCACCACAGGTACTCCCTTTGATCCCGTGGGCTTCTCGCTTCATCTGGTATGGAAATCCATATCCATCCACGGTGGCTTCATCTCATTCATACCCCAAATACCATTTCATCCTTTTCTCAATTGCTGTTGAAATGGAACCCGTTCCGCCAAATAGGTAAACAGTATTCAACGGACCGATCTGCGACCTCACTTCACACAGGTGAGCTTCCACATAGGAGTGCAACCTGTCGGATGGAGTGAGGAACAGCGGCGTACCGGACATTGCGGCCAGCGGGGCACCGGACGTGGAGTGTCAATCTAGCCACCAGTTACCTTGCAAGCCTTTACCAATATCCTGGTATGGTGGATGAGGATGGAGTTGCCGTTGCGGTTGGGTTCTCTATCTTTACTCTGATCTTGTCTACGATCAGTTTTCTTTTCTACAGAAAGTCAAAACCTATATGGGGAAAATGATTTCATTCCTTGGTGCGGTTACCTTGTTGGGGTACCGCCAGCAATTTACTGTACTGCGGGCATGGCACTGGTTTGATCGTGTCAAAGCCATTGCCGAAGCGAAGCGACTTCTCAAAGAAAGCGGCTGTTTGATTGTGATGGATTCGGGATTTCACCCTAAAAAACCGCATCCCCTGTACTTGAAAACGCTGGAAATCGCACAAAAATACAGGAATGGAGCCGTCAAACCAGCAGGTTCCAAAGCGGAGGCGACCTCACGTTTGCTAGGTTTTCCTAGAAATTGGTTTGACGAATGGGAAGCGGCCGGTTTTGAATGGACCGCCGGTTGGCAATGGGAGTATGTTGTTCCGTTTTCCCACGAGTATTGGTGTGGGCGGATCCGGACATTTCATGGTACAGCCGGTTTTCGAATGAGATCAGGAATGTATTTGACAGGGAAATGCGATCGTTGTTGGAAGAAGCATTTCCAAATGAACCGGTTGAAGTGCCTCACTTATGTTCAGTTTTAATACTGAAAAACGAGCATGATGCATGAAAAATGTCTGGGGGAAAGAGAATTAGACCCCTATGCTTGAAGGGATCGAAGTTTGAGTGCTCTCATGGTTAACCATAAAAACCTCCACGATATTGTGGAGGTGAAGTGTGGGAAGCTAGTTACTCAATACTATGATTAACCCCCAATCAAGGGGAATATTTATTCCTAATTTTGGTTTCGTTAGGGGTATTGTGTAATGACTAAGAAAGATAAGCGCCCAAAAGGGTTAGGCAACGATTCCTTCTTTTTTTTGGGCCACTCACTACAAACCCTGATTTACAAGGGTTATAAGAATTTTTTGTTGAAATTGATTTCAATCAATCTTTTGGAGGGAGAAAGATGGATTTATGGTCTTTGAGGAAATTATTAGTTAGAAAGCTAATCGTGGCATCATTACTGTTTGTGTTCTGTTTAATTTATTTTTTATTTAATTCAGTAGTTGTTGGTATTGAAATGATGGAGAGCATCGCTTATATATTGATTTTTGGTGTACCCATTCTCTTTATTTATGCTCCAATTATCTCGGTCGTAGCAGAATTAATCAGTCAAAAATACTCGAAAAATAGAAAGTCCAGCAAACTACTTCTCTCTCTGGTCATTCATCTAATTGGTGGAGTTATTTTGCCTACTTTAGCTGTAGCTGTAACTAAGCCTTCTGATCTCCCTCTCATGTTTAATAGTGTCTTTTCGTTATTTATTTCACTATCTGCAATTGTACCTGCATTTTTATTTTGGTTGGTGGATCTACTATGGCTTGATTTCATTTCAAAAAAAACAAATCTCTCTAAGTAAAATAGGTTATTTCCCCTATTTTGCGTGAACTCTGGACGGAGTTATTCGAGATGGAGGTGTGTTTATGGCAATTAGAATCCGTGAGGGGACGCTCAATGACTGTTCTGCTATTGCAAAAGTTCATGTCGATAGTTGGCGTACTACTTACAACTCCATTGTTCCAAATGAATATCTAATCAACATGTCTTATTCCGACAGTGAGAAAAGATGGATTAAGCGACTACAACAAGCCGACAATCAACACAAATTGTATGTTGCGGAAAATGAGTCCGGGACAATTGTTGGATTCGCAGGTGGAGGACGTGAACGTTCTGGCGAACCCGGTTACGACGGTGAATTGTACGCTATATATCTGCTAAAGGAGTTTCAAAGACAAGGCATTGGTAAACTACTTTTTAAAGCAGTGGTTGATCACCTTGCGACACAATTTCGCTCGATGCTTGTGTGGGTCTTGGCAGAAAATGATTCCCGTTACTTTTATGAGGCTCTTGGAGGTATCTATATCCGTGAGAGCACAATTACGATTGCTGGAAAGGAACTTATAGAAGTCGCCTACGGATGGTCTGATATTCGAAAGTTAAAAGATAACCTGTAGTGAAACACAACGCATTTTTTGTCGAAATCAGAAGATGACACCAACGGTAATGGTCTCTACGGAGAGCCAGAGGGCTCGGCCCTAGGCTCCGGGGGCCATATGAGACTTTTGAATCGGGTAGTCTATTTTTTCACAGCAATCAAGTGCAGTTCTGCAAAATCCTGTACGATGCCAGCTTCGGGATCGCTGTTGAATTCCGTTTCCAATCTCTCCACCCCTGCTTGATAGTCTTTTTCATCAATCAACGTCAATACGGAAATATCCCGATTTCGATGAAGAACCTGCATTCATTGAAACGTACCGACAGTATGGAGGAGATTTTGTCAAAGCGGCAAGAGAATATGGTATCAAACCTGAATCGCTCAAGGAAACATGGGTGAAAGAAAAAGATTTGAATGAAGATATGAAAGAAGCATTGAAATACACAGGGGTGAATGATTTTGTTCAGTTCCATGCCGGAGATCACGATGTGATTGTCTGGCTGAAAGAAAGAAAATGGACGAAAAAACCGTATGAAGCGGTCAAAGATCAAGTGAAAACCGATTATATTATGGATGTCTCGAAATCGATGAAAGAAGAGTATATAAATGAATTGGCAACGAAATATGGTCTCGTGGTGAATACCAAATATTTTTCTCAAACAATAAACTCATCCGTTCCTGACACAAAAACTCATACCGGCCACGAACATCATCATTGAACCTGACAGGGGGATGAACTAAATTGATTCGGTTTTTTAAACTGTTTATTCCACACTTCCTTTTTTCGCTGGTTTGCGGAGTTCTCCTTTTCGCTCGAATTTTTTTGTCTCTAATATCTGGATTTGATCACAAAGCAGGATTTGTAACAAGTTTACTGGTGTGGTTATTGTTACTTGGGTTAATTATTTTTTTGGGTATTCGTTATCTCCGGTATTATTTTCATCGGGTCGTCGTCCCGCTTAGTCCGGATACGACCAAAAGATTTAATGTCGCACTTCAAGGCGGAATCCCGTTTTACGGAATGTTTCTCTTTTGTTTGGTAGTGTGGCAGGGCGGCAACATGGTCGATGTTAGCGGTGAACATTGGATTCACGGTTGGATCGTATTTGGGTTTCTAGGTACTGTGATTTTTGGACTCCTGTCTTTAATCTATACCATAGTGATGAGATCTTACTGTAAAAAGCTTAATGATCATGCAGCCATGTAAAAGAAAACGGAAGAGAATAGTTTGTGATCTTTGTCCGATTTTCTCTATTTTCTTCCAATCCCTATACAAAACCCAGCAGTTTTTCCGCTGGGTTTGTCAATAGCCTCAGCCTCTTCAAGAGGCATTTTATTATCCTATCTATGTTTGATCATAGTGGGTTGCTACAACCTCACAGGAGCTACATAAATAAACGTAAATAAGTCCTTCTTGGCCCTCTTCATAATGCTGTGCGATAAAAGGCATCTTTTCTTGGCAACGTGGACAATTAGGGAAATAAGCATCATTAATCCATACTGGATATCCACCAATCTTAGATTTCTCTTCAAAATAAAGTTCTTCCCATGCTTCTTGCTTAGGTCCTACATCAAAACAGGTCACCCCAAAATCTTCGTAGTTACCATCAGGTTGGTGATAACAATATTCTGGTTTCTCGTTATAAAAACTCCACCTTACATTCCCATCCCCATCTACTTCTGTGTAAATAGTGGAATAACATGTACATTGAATACAAGTAGCTATTCGAAGATATTTTCCTTGCATACCTAGAAAATGCAACTTAGGATTAGAAAGGTCCAAATCAAATAGAACTGCTAGTTTCCAACCACAGCATTGACACCTTTCCTCTAACCAAATATTTTTTTGTGCTGCTAATGCAGCAGTATAGATATGTTCTTCATAGACTAAATCTTGTCTCTTTCCATTCTCATCTAATTTCCAATTTGCTTCATATGAATACTCTTCGGGAGGGATACATAGCTTATCAGCCCAAGATGGTGGGTTCTGCCTCCATAGAGAAAACTGCCGCTGAACTTCTTCATCACCTACCCAAGCAAGTGATAGTAATAAATGATTAACTGTCAAAGAATCAAGGGAAGAAGCCTCCTCCATTCGTTGAAGAAGAAGAGTACGAACCTCTGCATTTGCTTTTCGGTATAAAGTTCCAGGATAGAATTGCTCTTTATCAATCCATTCTTTTTGAAGTTCACTCAGTGAAGAAGGTCTGATTTTTACTAGCAGTGCTAGAATTTCCTGTATATGGGATTCATCTTCTAACTCCATTACCTGTCTAGCTAGGCTGATCAACTCTGATTGAGGTAATTGCATGATATATTGACACAGCTTTTTTTTCTCATCTTGAGTCATGTTGAATGATATAAGTAGTTTGATTTGTTCTAAGGAAACCCCTTGCTCCATATTCTTCTCCTTTTTCTCACTTTTTTAGGTGGAACACAAACGTCTGTCTCACTATTCATCCGGGGCCATGATCTCAATTTCGATTTTGACCAAGCCATATTCATCATAATACCCGTAAACCGGGAAATACCCGTCGCCCATGGTCGAAATTGCCAAAACGCCGTCCAATCCATCCACGGGACCACCCAAATTTTCGTTGTAAGCGGCATCACAAATCCGCCAATAAGCGCTGTCTTCCCGGATGTCTGTCATGATGAAAGTTTCCTTTTCCTGAGCAATCTGTTTGATGATTTCTTTCAACCGATCCGCTTCCGCTTTATCGGTCGTTTCGATCCGATAGGTTCCGTTTTTCACTGTGACTCTGT
This window contains:
- a CDS encoding GNAT family N-acetyltransferase — encoded protein: MAIRIREGTLNDCSAIAKVHVDSWRTTYNSIVPNEYLINMSYSDSEKRWIKRLQQADNQHKLYVAENESGTIVGFAGGGRERSGEPGYDGELYAIYLLKEFQRQGIGKLLFKAVVDHLATQFRSMLVWVLAENDSRYFYEALGGIYIRESTITIAGKELIEVAYGWSDIRKLKDNL
- a CDS encoding DUF1963 domain-containing protein is translated as MEQGVSLEQIKLLISFNMTQDEKKKLCQYIMQLPQSELISLARQVMELEDESHIQEILALLVKIRPSSLSELQKEWIDKEQFYPGTLYRKANAEVRTLLLQRMEEASSLDSLTVNHLLLSLAWVGDEEVQRQFSLWRQNPPSWADKLCIPPEEYSYEANWKLDENGKRQDLVYEEHIYTAALAAQKNIWLEERCQCCGWKLAVLFDLDLSNPKLHFLGMQGKYLRIATCIQCTCYSTIYTEVDGDGNVRWSFYNEKPEYCYHQPDGNYEDFGVTCFDVGPKQEAWEELYFEEKSKIGGYPVWINDAYFPNCPRCQEKMPFIAQHYEEGQEGLIYVYLCSSCEVVATHYDQT
- a CDS encoding superoxide dismutase; translation: MAKHELPALPYAHDALEPYIDAQTMEIHHGRHHATYVNNLNAALEGHTALAEKSIEDLLRNIDQVPESIRTAVRNNGGGHANHSLFWQIMSPNGGGEPSGELANAINQAFGSFDRFKEEFTKAATTRFGSGWAWLVVKKDGSLAVTSTPNQDSPLMDGDTPILGLDVWEHAYYLKYQNKRPEYIKAFWNVVNWDEVAKRYQAARG
- a CDS encoding HAD family hydrolase, which produces MILFDVDGVFLSEDRCFDASALSVWELLYNPRYLGLRGDVFTTQPSEEKIRQLRQLVFDSDRVLDWIKTRGINSNWDMVQMTFSLQWLRLLKQIQAERPEWVAEAMSGPVTADVLRQLGGRLREAGIMYEPQFDAFIPALAESNVTKQELIAYFNTLAKAWLGMETEAFSPKSALWELGRHVFQEWYLGDDRYRQVEDKAPATPGKNGFLHQEIPLADPRKIRQVLDGLRREGIVLGLGTGRPLIETEVPLTALGLYDAFDPERIVTADDVIQAEQAHPEHAPLGKPQPYTYLKGYFGRSKADAEVLTVDLPLSKGEEVLIVGDSIADLLAARKMGCKFAATLTGLTGEAARAKFEELGADYIVRDVTELSRVISGTGR